From a region of the Castor canadensis chromosome 7, mCasCan1.hap1v2, whole genome shotgun sequence genome:
- the Errfi1 gene encoding ERBB receptor feedback inhibitor 1, with protein sequence MSTAGVAAQEIRVPLKTGFLHNGQVMGKMKSCWAGRSEFESNFLNIDPISMAYSLNSPAQEHLTTIGHMSQSAPVNGHFFAENGPPQKSSLPPLIIPPSESLGQREEDQVTCGFKKLSMNGICTSTPPLTPIKNCPSFFPCAALCERGSRPLPPLPISEDLSLDETDCEVEFLTSSDTDLLLEDCALSDFKYDVPGRRSFRGCGQINYAYFDTPTVSAADLSYISDQNGGVPSVNPPPPQTHRRLRRSHSGPAGSFNKPAIRISSYTHRASPNSDEDKPEVPPRIPIPPRPVKPDYRRWSAEVTSSTYSDEDRPPKVPPREPLSQSNSRTPSPKSLPSYLNGVMPPTQSFAPDPKYVSSKALHRQNSEGSANKVPCILPIIENGKKVSSTHYYLLPERPPYLDKYEKFFREAEEANPSTQIQSLPAACGMVSATEKLDSKTKVDLGGHVKRKHLSYVVSP encoded by the exons ATGTCAACAGCAGGAGTTGCTGCTCAGGAAATTAGAGTTCCCTTAAAAACTGGATTTCTGCACAATGGCCAGGTCATGGGAAAGATGAAGAGCTGCTGGGCCGGCCGCAGTGAGTTTGAGAG taactttttaaatattgatCCGATAAGCATGGCCTACAGTCTGAACTCCCCTGCTCAGGAGCACCTAACAACTATTG GGCACATGTCACAATCTGCTCCAGTGAATGGCCATTTCTTTGCAGAAAATGGTCCACCTCAAAAATCCAGCTTGCCCCCTCTTATCATTCCCCCGAGTGAAAGCTTGGGACAGCGTGAAGAGGATCAAGTTACGTGTGGCTTTAAGAAGCTCTCAATGAATGGAATCTGCACATCCACACCTCCGCTTACACCCATAAAAAACTgcccttcctttttcccctgcgcAGCCCTCTGTGAACGGGGCTCTCGGCCCCTCCCACCACTGCCCATCTCTGAAGACCTCTCTCTGGATGAGACTGACTGTGAGGTAGAATTCCTTACCAGCTCAGATACAGACCTCCTTTTAGAAGACTGTGCACTTTCTGATTTCAAATATGATGTTCCTGGCCGGCGAAGCTTCCGTGGGTGTGGACAGATCAACTATGCTTACTTTGACACCCCCACTGTGTCTGCAGCAGATCTCAGCTACATATCTGACCAAAACGGAGGTGTCCCGAGTGTAAATCCTCCTCCACCTCAAACCCACCGCAGATTAAGGAGGTCTCATTCAGGTCCAGCTGGATCCTTTAACAAGCCAGCCATACGCATCTCCAGCTACACACACAGAGCTTCTCCCAACTCCGATGAAGACAAACCTGAGGTCCCCCCCAGGATTCCCATACCTCCCCGGCCAGTGAAGCCAGACTACAGAAGGTGGTCAGCAGAAGTTACTTCCAGCACCTACAGCGATGAAGACAGGCCTCCCAAAGTCCCGCCTAGAGAACCTTTGTCCCAGAGTAACTCCCGCACCCCAAGTCCTAAAAGCCTTCCATCTTACCTCAATGGGGTCATGCCCCCAACACAGAGCTTTGCTCCTGACCCCAAATACGTCAGCAGCAAAGCCCTGCACAGACAGAACAGTGAGGGGTCTGCCAATAAGGTTCCTTGCATTCTGCCCATTATTGAAAATGGGAAGAAGGTCAGTTCAACGCATTATTACCTACTACCTGAGAGACCACCATACCTAGATAAATATGAAAAGTTCTTTAGGGAAGCAGAAGAAGCAAACCCAAGCACTCAAATCCAGTCATTACCTGCTGCCTGCGGCATGGTTTCTGCCACAGAAAAGCTGGACTCCAAGACAAAAGTGGACCTGGGTGGGCACGTGAAGCGTAAGCACCTGTCCTACGTGGTCTCTCCCTAG